In Myxocyprinus asiaticus isolate MX2 ecotype Aquarium Trade chromosome 8, UBuf_Myxa_2, whole genome shotgun sequence, a single genomic region encodes these proteins:
- the dand5 gene encoding DAN domain family member 5, with the protein MTSPFSLFIVLALGTLGGAFPRIALRDFHRHVGKDFESSGNGPDEPIRGSVRVVKLSPHFLRRAAGAFGNHVPLRPPPSRSAFPAFLALGRPGPSALAHNKPAALLPHLSASSSDDARKKQGLEVWQKVTHKSERAKEAVALHINPKDMSKQSCGAVPFTQRITEDGCETVIVHNNLCFGQCSSMFVPSSGASRGQREAHCTRCGPVKTRSVVVPLRCGTEARERRVMIVEECKCETGGVELKVHNTEMIQL; encoded by the exons ATGACCTCTCCGTTTAGCCTTTTCATTGTTTTGGCACTGGGCACTTTGGGTGGCGCTTTTCCCCGCATCGCATTACGGGACTTTCACCGGCATGTGGGAAAAGACTTCGAATCATCCGGGAATGGACCAGACGAACCTATTCGGGGATCTGTCAGAGTGGTCAAACTAAGCCCTCATTTTCTGAGACGGGCAGCCGGTGCCTTTGGCAATCATGTGCCGTTAAGACCCCCACCCAGTCGCAGCGCGTTTCCTGCTTTTTTGGCCCTCGGGCGTCCTGGACCTTCGGCCCTTGCCCATAATAAACCTGCTGCCCTGCTGCCTCACCTGAGCGCGAGCAGCTCCGACGACGCGAGAAAGAAACAGGGTCTCGAGGTGTGGCAGAAGGTGACGCACAAAAGCGAGCGAGCCAAAGAAGCTGTGGCACTTCATATCAATCCTAAAGACATGAGCAAACAGAGCTGTGGCGCCGTGCCCTTCACCCAG CGCATAACGGAGGACGGCTGTGAGACGGTGATCGTTCACAATAATCTCTGCTTTGGTCAGTGCAGCTCCATGTTCGTCCCATCCAGTGGAGCGTCTCGTGGACAGCGGGAAGCGCACTGCACGCGATGCGGCCCCGTTAAAACGCGCTCTGTGGTCGTGCCGCTCCGCTGCGGGACGGAGGCGCGTGAGAGGCGCGTCATGATCGTTGaggagtgcaaatgcgagactgGAGGCGTGGAGCTCAAAGTTCACAACACAGAAATGATTCAATTATGA